In the genome of Apodemus sylvaticus chromosome 2, mApoSyl1.1, whole genome shotgun sequence, one region contains:
- the Rnf133 gene encoding E3 ubiquitin-protein ligase RNF133, translating to MNPLQTGTWQNNAPSFWLLKFSFIWLFSQNCCMASAVWTAYMNISFHVGNRMLSELGETGVFGRSSILKRVAGVVVPPEGKIQNACNPNTSFILPRNKEPWIALIERGGCAFTQKIKVASEKGARGVIIYNFPGTGNQVFPMSHQAFEDIVVVMIGNVKGMEILHLIRKGVHVTVMVEVGRKHVIWLNHYFVSFMIVTTATLAYFTFYHIRRLWVARIEDRRWKRLTRELKKAFGQLQVRVLKEDDEEVNPNADSCVICFEAYKPNEIVRILTCKHFFHKNCIDPWILAHGTCPMCKCDILKALGIQMDIEDGTDSLQILMSNELPGTFTPVEEETTSELPPARTASKGAHVQEHPTSSVDAGSQPPEAVETGHSSLGQRDL from the coding sequence ATGAATCCTCTTCAGACGGGTACTTGGCAAAACAATGCTCCATCTTTCTGGCTTCTGAAATTCAGTTTTATCTGGCTCTTCAGTCAGAACTGTTGTATGGCAAGCGCAGTTTGGACTGCGTACATGAACATATCATTTCATGTGGGGAACCGCATGCTGTCAGAGCTGGGGGAAACCGGGGTCTTCGGCAGAAGCTCCATTTTGAAGAGAGTAGCAGGAGTTGTTGTGCCACCAGAGGGAAAAATTcaaaatgcctgtaatcccaataccaGTTTCATCCTGCCACGGAATAAAGAGCCGTGGATTGCACTCATTGAACGAGGAGGTTGTGCCTTTACACAGAAAATTAAGGTGGCATCGGAAAAAGGAGCCAGAGGAGTGATCATTTATAACTTTCCAGGTACTGGCAACCAGGTTTTCCCCATGTCTCACCAGGCCTTTGAAGACATCGTTGTAGTTATGATTGGTAATGTCAAAGGAATGGAAATTTTGCATTTAATTCGGAAAGGAGTTCATGTTACAGTCATGGTGGAGGTGGGAAGAAAACATGTCATCTGGCTGAATCACTATTTTGTCTCCTTCATGATCGTCACGACCGCCACATTAGCATATTTCACCTTTTATCATATCCGGAGACTTTGGGTGGCAAGAATTGAGGACAGGAGATGGAAGCGATTAACCAGAGAGCTCAAGAAAGCTTTTGGGCAGCTGCAAGTTCGAGTCTTGAAAGAGGACGACGAGGAAGTCAATCCGAATGCGGATAGCTGTGTCATCTGCTTTGAAGCCTATAAGCCCAATGAAATAGTTCGTATTCTCACTTGCAAACACTTTTTCCACAAGAATTGCATTGACCCCTGGATCCTAGCCCATGGCACGTGCCCCATGTGCAAATGTGACATTCTGAAAGCTCTGGGGATTCAGATGGACATTGAGGATGGAACAGACTCTCTGCAGATTCTGATGTCAAATGAACTGCCTGGAACTTTTACACCTGTGGAAGAAGAGACAACGAGTGAGCTGCCTCCTGCCCGAACAGCAAGCAAAGGGGCCCACGTGCAGGAGCACCCGACTTCGTCCGTGGATGCTGGCAGCCAGCCTCCCGAAGCAGTGGAAACCGGTCATTCTTCACTTGGACAGCGTGACCTTTGA